Proteins encoded within one genomic window of Pirellulales bacterium:
- a CDS encoding Gfo/Idh/MocA family oxidoreductase, with amino-acid sequence MPYGFGIIGCGMIARFHAKAIADVPDAKLVACFDSYAPAVEKFSAEAGCRGYTKLEEMLADPAVQVVTIGTPSGAHLEPAVAAANAGKHVIVEKPLEIMLSRCDAIISACEKNKVKLSAVFPSRFHESSRQMKWAVDEQRFGKLTLGDAYVKWFRNQQYYDSGAWRGTWQLDGGGALMNQAVHSVDLLTWLMGPVAEVTAHTALLAHERIAVEDTCVATLRFSNGALGVIEASTAAYPGYLKRIEIHGDQGTAVMEEEDIKTWDFAQPHPRDEAVRQRMAQARSTGGGASDPSAIGHHGHALQFADVIQAIKNNTTPAVDGNEGRRSVEIILAIYKSAEARQAVQLPLKDDPALAARQRDKTS; translated from the coding sequence ATGCCTTACGGTTTTGGAATTATTGGCTGCGGCATGATCGCTCGATTTCATGCCAAAGCCATCGCCGACGTGCCTGATGCCAAGCTCGTGGCTTGTTTCGACAGTTATGCTCCGGCCGTGGAAAAATTTTCCGCCGAAGCAGGCTGCCGCGGCTATACCAAGCTGGAAGAGATGTTGGCCGATCCGGCCGTGCAGGTCGTGACCATTGGCACGCCCAGCGGCGCGCACCTGGAGCCGGCTGTCGCCGCGGCCAATGCCGGCAAGCACGTGATCGTGGAAAAGCCGCTGGAAATTATGCTCTCGCGCTGCGACGCCATTATTTCCGCCTGCGAAAAAAACAAAGTGAAGCTGTCGGCCGTGTTCCCGTCACGATTTCACGAATCGAGCCGGCAAATGAAATGGGCCGTCGATGAGCAGCGGTTCGGCAAGCTGACCCTGGGCGATGCTTACGTCAAGTGGTTTCGCAACCAGCAGTATTACGACAGCGGCGCTTGGCGCGGCACCTGGCAGCTCGATGGCGGCGGGGCGCTGATGAACCAGGCAGTGCACAGCGTCGATTTGCTTACTTGGCTGATGGGTCCGGTGGCGGAAGTCACGGCCCACACCGCCCTTTTGGCTCACGAGCGCATTGCCGTCGAAGATACTTGCGTGGCTACCCTTCGTTTTAGCAATGGCGCGCTGGGAGTGATTGAAGCTTCCACGGCCGCTTATCCCGGTTACCTGAAGCGGATTGAAATTCACGGCGATCAGGGAACCGCCGTGATGGAAGAAGAAGACATCAAAACCTGGGATTTCGCTCAGCCGCATCCGCGCGATGAAGCGGTTCGTCAGCGAATGGCGCAAGCCCGCAGCACCGGCGGCGGCGCCAGCGATCCGTCGGCCATCGGCCATCATGGCCACGCGTTGCAATTTGCCGATGTCATCCAGGCGATCAAGAACAACACCACTCCCGCCGTCGACGGCAACGAAGGGCGCCGCTCGGTCGAAATTATTCTGGCCATTTACAAATCGGCCGAAGCACGCCAGGCGGTGCAACTGCCGCTCAAAGACGATCCGGCGCTGGCCGCCCGCCAGCGCGATAAAACGTCGTAG